Genomic window (Candidatus Margulisiibacteriota bacterium):
CAAAAAAACGATATGGTCAAAATTTTTTAATAGATAAAAATATTTTAAAGAAAATTGTCACTTCAGCAAAAATATCGCCACAAGAACATGTCATAGAGATTGGTACCGGGAGAGGCGCCCTAACAAGAGAGATTGATAAATTTGCCCATTCCGTAATCAGTTACGAAATTGATAAAGATGTTTATTCCGAAAACAAAATCAGGCTTGTACCGGAGCTCAGGAATACGACACTTATCGAAGGTGACTTCATGTTGTTGCCGTTCCCAATCCCTGAGGAAGACATAAAGTTCAAAGTTATCGCAAATATACCTTACTATATTACCACGCCAATTATAGAAAAATTAATTGACCATAAAGACAAGGTTTCCGACATCTATCTCATGGTTCAAAAAGAGGTAGCAGATAGATTGGTAGCCTCCCCTGGCAATAAAACTTATGGCTCGTTCACAATTTTCGCCGACTACCATTTCGAAGTAAAAAAACTATTTAACGTGAGCAGAAATTGTTTCAGGCCAGTGCCTAATGTCGAGTCAGCTTTCATCCAATTAACTCCCCGTTCTTTGCCGAAAGTCAAAGTCGCCGATGAAACTCTTTTTTTTGACCTCGTCCATGCATCTTTCTGGGGAAGACGAAAAACTATACTCACCGCCGTCAAAAATTATCAAAAAACCGGCAAATTAGCTGAGATTTTTAAGCGGGCCTTGGAAGCTTATGATATTTCTCCGACAATTAGAGGTGAACGGCTTTCTGTTAAAGAATTCGGAATGCTCGCGAACTATATTTCCCAAAATCAATGACAGTGTAGTATCAATCTACTATATTGCAACACTTCAAAATTCACGGATCAGTCTCGCTCCCTTTTGACTTCATTGAACATATCATCTACTTGTTTAAGCAGATGATTAAACAATTCCGTTTTTTTCTCATTCGTCCAGGTAAGCGAAGCCCCTAACTTCAACGCCATTTTAAAATAACTGATATCCAGCTGAGCAGCAACGGATTTCATCGTTGACTCATCAGCCCAGCCCTTTGCCTTAACATCTGATAAAGTTTTATCCAATTCAGCAAATTTATCATCTGGCAGCCCTTTTAATGCTTTTTTGAAGCCTTGCAATTCTGAATCACTGAATTCCTTATCTTTTATATCGGCATCATTGGTGCCGGGAGGTACAGGATCAACGACAGAAGGCGCTTCTTTTTTCTTATCGTCTGTTCTAGCTGGTGATTGTGAAAAAAAGTTAACTATGGACCCTATAACACCATCACCCCACGAAATAGCTTTACGTACAAAGTCAGTTACAGGCTTCAATGTGCTTGCCAGAGTACCTAGAACTGGAGCAACTTTCGATTTTATCTGACCCCAAAGTTTATCAAGGGCCGGTTTGACAACCGGGCTGTTAAGAATGAAAGTGAAAGGTAAAAACATGGCTCGGAGAGCACCTTTTATATACGATGGTTTTGTTGTTTCTTCAGGCTTTTTGGGTTTAGGTTCAGAGGTTGTAATTTGCACTTTAATAGAAGCCGTTTCGTTAATTATAGCCGAGGAGGCATTTTCAGCTTTTGCACAAAATTCATCGACATCCACTGCGGAAATATTAAATGGCCTCCGGTAATAATCCAACATAGACACAATATCCTGCTTATTTATCTGACAAGGGACATTCGCAGTGTCTTTCTTTTCGGATTTTGCTGATACATTTTTCTCAATTTCATCACCTTGTCCGGCTGCTTTGCAATTATAAAGCAACATATTCTTACAAGAGTTATAAGCTCCGCTAATTGTACTCAGGATAAACACCCCCTGCTAATTATTTTATTGATTATATTTATTATTCCTCATCTAACAGGTTTTGAAACAATTTCCCTGCATTACATTTCTTATCGGGATTTATGGAAAATAATTTGCATTTTTATTTTTAAATGTTCCGATATTTTTGCTAAGTGGAAATTTTAAAAGGAATTTCA
Coding sequences:
- the rsmA gene encoding ribosomal RNA small subunit methyltransferase A, yielding MAFAKKRYGQNFLIDKNILKKIVTSAKISPQEHVIEIGTGRGALTREIDKFAHSVISYEIDKDVYSENKIRLVPELRNTTLIEGDFMLLPFPIPEEDIKFKVIANIPYYITTPIIEKLIDHKDKVSDIYLMVQKEVADRLVASPGNKTYGSFTIFADYHFEVKKLFNVSRNCFRPVPNVESAFIQLTPRSLPKVKVADETLFFDLVHASFWGRRKTILTAVKNYQKTGKLAEIFKRALEAYDISPTIRGERLSVKEFGMLANYISQNQ